The following proteins are co-located in the Streptomyces sp. NBC_01198 genome:
- a CDS encoding esterase/lipase family protein: MDLAVLAGHLVMYPTGLLPERDQERDTVRAHPPVLLLHGFVDNRSTFAVLRRSLHHHGWTQVQALNYSPLIGDIRTAAELLGRHVEEICAQSGRRRVDIVGHSLGGLIARYYVQCLGGDRRIRTLVTLGTPHAGTRAVPALAPHPIIRQMRPGSDVLTELAGPAPSCRTRFVAFWSDLDQLMIPVEAAQLVHPDLPAENVKVSGVGHLALPVHGSVVAEIRRTLAGTGPVRSAIEAA, encoded by the coding sequence ATGGACCTGGCGGTCCTCGCGGGCCACCTGGTGATGTATCCGACCGGCCTGCTCCCGGAGCGCGACCAGGAGCGGGACACCGTCAGGGCCCATCCGCCGGTGCTGCTGCTGCACGGCTTCGTGGACAACCGTTCGACCTTCGCGGTGCTGCGCCGCTCCCTGCACCACCACGGATGGACGCAGGTGCAGGCACTGAATTACTCACCGCTCATCGGCGACATACGCACCGCCGCCGAGCTGCTCGGCCGCCACGTGGAGGAGATCTGCGCGCAGAGCGGCCGCCGCCGGGTGGACATCGTCGGGCACAGCCTGGGCGGGCTGATCGCCCGCTATTACGTGCAGTGCCTGGGCGGTGACCGCCGGATCCGCACGCTGGTCACGCTGGGTACGCCGCACGCCGGGACCCGGGCGGTGCCTGCCCTGGCGCCGCATCCGATCATCCGGCAGATGCGGCCCGGCTCCGACGTGCTGACCGAGCTGGCGGGGCCTGCCCCGAGCTGCCGGACGCGGTTCGTGGCCTTCTGGAGCGATCTGGACCAGCTGATGATCCCGGTGGAGGCCGCCCAGCTGGTCCACCCGGACCTCCCGGCGGAGAATGTCAAGGTCAGCGGGGTCGGGCACCTCGCGCTGCCGGTGCACGGCTCGGTCGTGGCCGAGATCCGCCGGACGCTGGCAGGGACGGGCCCGGTGCGGTCGGCGATCGAGGCGGCATAA
- a CDS encoding SWIM zinc finger family protein, producing the protein MEDSEARWTADQVLALAPDAASRTAGARLAAPAPWSGTGATARAVWGLCAGSGSRPYQTVVDLSGPAFACSCPSRKFPCKHALGLLLLWSSGDGRPAAEGAAAPEWAEEWISARRKQAEAAPAAVSGPGQGPAAAGQDAARKRAERRAVRVEGGAAELEQRLTDLLRGGLAGSDRAGYQAWDEIAARMVDAQAPGLASRVRELGTVAVSGGDWPSRMLEETGLLHLLARGFLGRQRLPAPLAETVRTRVGFTVDSAEVLAGPLIRAQWLVLAQYDTADERLTTRRIWLYDGVAERFALVLSFGAAGRAPELTLPVGTVLDAEVAFHPAAVPLRAVLGTRYGTGLPERAPSGTAVGPALDSYGTALADDPWLDAWPVLLTDVVPLPGRDRWHLADAGTDAALPLLGTDHWRLAAISGGRPVTLFAEAGATGLRPLAGWTRASPRPIAL; encoded by the coding sequence ATGGAGGACTCGGAAGCTCGGTGGACAGCGGACCAGGTGCTCGCGCTCGCGCCTGACGCGGCATCACGCACGGCGGGCGCGCGGCTCGCGGCGCCCGCGCCGTGGTCGGGCACGGGCGCGACCGCCAGGGCGGTGTGGGGGCTGTGCGCGGGCAGCGGCAGCAGGCCGTATCAGACGGTGGTCGATCTGAGCGGACCGGCTTTCGCGTGCTCGTGCCCGAGCCGGAAGTTCCCCTGCAAGCACGCGCTGGGGCTGCTGCTGCTGTGGTCGTCGGGGGACGGCCGGCCGGCCGCCGAGGGGGCGGCGGCGCCGGAGTGGGCCGAGGAGTGGATCTCCGCCCGCCGGAAGCAGGCGGAGGCGGCCCCCGCGGCGGTTTCGGGGCCGGGTCAGGGACCGGCGGCGGCCGGCCAGGACGCGGCGAGGAAGCGGGCCGAGCGGCGGGCGGTCCGGGTGGAGGGGGGTGCCGCCGAGCTGGAGCAGCGGCTCACCGATCTGCTCAGGGGCGGTCTCGCGGGTTCCGACCGGGCCGGATATCAGGCGTGGGACGAGATCGCGGCCCGGATGGTGGACGCGCAGGCGCCCGGGCTCGCCTCGCGGGTGCGGGAGTTGGGGACGGTGGCCGTCTCGGGGGGCGACTGGCCGTCGCGCATGCTGGAGGAGACGGGCCTGCTGCATCTGCTGGCCCGCGGCTTCCTCGGCCGCCAGCGGCTGCCGGCGCCGCTGGCCGAGACGGTGCGGACGAGGGTCGGCTTCACCGTCGACTCGGCGGAGGTGCTCGCGGGGCCGCTGATCAGGGCGCAGTGGCTGGTCCTGGCGCAGTACGACACGGCGGACGAGCGGCTGACGACCCGGCGGATCTGGCTGTACGACGGGGTGGCGGAGCGGTTCGCGCTCGTCCTGTCCTTCGGGGCGGCCGGCCGCGCGCCCGAACTGACGCTCCCCGTCGGCACGGTGCTCGACGCCGAGGTCGCCTTCCACCCGGCCGCGGTACCGCTCCGCGCCGTCCTCGGCACGCGCTACGGCACCGGGCTGCCCGAGCGGGCGCCGTCCGGCACGGCGGTCGGCCCGGCGCTCGACTCCTACGGCACCGCCCTCGCCGACGACCCGTGGCTGGACGCCTGGCCCGTCCTCCTCACCGACGTCGTGCCCCTCCCCGGCCGGGACCGCTGGCATCTGGCGGACGCCGGCACCGACGCCGCGCTGCCGCTGCTCGGCACCGATCACTGGCGGCTCGCCGCGATATCCGGTGGGCGCCCCGTCACCCTCTTTGCCGAGGCCGGGGCGACGGGCCTGCGCCCGCTCGCGGGGTGGACGCGGGCGTCGCCGAGACCGATCGCCTTGTAG
- a CDS encoding cobalamin B12-binding domain-containing protein, giving the protein MGVSGPIRVVVAKPGLDGHDRGAKVIARALRDAGMEVIYTGLHQTPEQVVDTAIQEDADAIGLSILSGAHMTLFAKVIELLKDRDAEDIKVFGGGIIPEADIPPLKALGVAAIFTPGTPTGDVVTWVNENIPSAA; this is encoded by the coding sequence ATGGGTGTGTCCGGTCCGATCCGCGTAGTGGTCGCCAAACCTGGGCTCGACGGTCATGACCGCGGGGCGAAGGTCATCGCCCGGGCGCTCAGGGACGCCGGCATGGAGGTCATCTACACCGGCCTCCACCAGACCCCCGAGCAGGTCGTCGACACCGCCATCCAGGAGGACGCGGACGCCATCGGCCTGTCCATCCTGTCCGGCGCCCACATGACCCTCTTCGCCAAGGTCATCGAGCTGCTGAAGGACCGCGACGCCGAGGACATCAAGGTCTTCGGCGGCGGCATCATCCCCGAAGCGGACATCCCCCCGCTCAAGGCCCTCGGCGTCGCCGCGATCTTCACCCCGGGCACCCCCACCGGCGACGTGGTGACCTGGGTAAACGAAAACATCCCCTCAGCGGCCTAG
- a CDS encoding DUF5691 domain-containing protein: MDIGWDDLVGSALLGTERRRPSGVVGDAEEAAAGLLDAAAAGVVRRRAGLRPGVAGERPAVAVADGRAELPDAARQRLGTLLSDRSAGSGGHRRGSAPNLAELLPQWLAAAREEGYAAPPEMLPALLDAARARTDLRADALAFAGPRGHWLATLNPDWRYALRAGSGAVAGPEPEGPEQVERLWEEGLFAERVALLTRLRLTAPDTALELLVATWKSERAEDRLMFLDSLRTGLSAADEPFLEQALADRSRNVRATAAELLSALPESALAARMAGRARSCVSLGPDGIVVEAPYECDAAMERDGVAPRPPNGRGERAWWLGQLVDAAPLSTWPARFGGRTPEQIIALPVLDDWQPDLHASWCRAAVRQRDAGWARALLGPPPAAAAPLAAVGDPAKLLSILPEAERAEWVAAFIAAHGLSEAFQMLGVCAVPWAAPLGRAVVDALDIARDAGSYPWSFSGVMGLAERCLDPAAAAQVAALAGGGEEPPDSAPGATAYWGEAFQRLSSTLGLRAAMLGELRSG, encoded by the coding sequence ATGGACATCGGGTGGGACGACCTCGTCGGAAGCGCGCTGCTCGGGACGGAGCGGCGGCGGCCGAGCGGTGTGGTGGGGGACGCGGAGGAGGCCGCCGCGGGGCTGCTGGACGCCGCGGCGGCCGGGGTGGTGCGGCGGCGGGCCGGGCTGCGGCCCGGGGTGGCCGGGGAGCGGCCGGCCGTGGCGGTGGCGGACGGGCGGGCGGAGCTGCCGGACGCGGCACGGCAGCGGCTGGGGACGCTGCTGTCCGACCGCAGCGCCGGCAGCGGCGGCCATCGGCGCGGTTCGGCGCCGAATCTGGCCGAGCTGCTGCCGCAGTGGCTGGCCGCCGCCCGCGAGGAGGGATACGCGGCGCCGCCGGAGATGCTGCCTGCGCTGCTGGACGCGGCCAGGGCGAGGACGGACCTGCGGGCGGACGCGCTGGCCTTCGCCGGGCCGCGCGGCCATTGGCTGGCGACGCTGAATCCGGACTGGAGATACGCGCTGCGTGCCGGTTCCGGGGCGGTGGCCGGCCCGGAGCCGGAGGGTCCTGAGCAGGTGGAAAGGCTGTGGGAGGAAGGGCTGTTCGCCGAGCGGGTCGCCCTGCTGACCCGGCTGCGGCTGACGGCGCCGGACACCGCGCTCGAGCTGCTGGTGGCGACGTGGAAGAGCGAGCGGGCCGAGGACCGGCTGATGTTCCTCGACTCGCTGCGGACCGGGCTGTCCGCGGCGGACGAGCCGTTCCTGGAGCAGGCGCTGGCCGATCGCAGTCGCAACGTACGGGCGACCGCAGCCGAGTTGCTCTCCGCGCTGCCGGAGTCCGCGCTGGCCGCCCGGATGGCCGGCCGCGCCCGCAGCTGCGTGTCGCTCGGTCCTGACGGCATCGTGGTGGAGGCGCCCTACGAGTGCGACGCGGCCATGGAGCGGGACGGGGTGGCTCCGCGGCCGCCCAACGGGAGGGGCGAGCGGGCGTGGTGGCTGGGCCAGCTGGTGGACGCGGCACCGTTGTCGACCTGGCCCGCGCGGTTCGGGGGCCGCACGCCCGAGCAGATCATCGCGCTGCCCGTGCTGGACGACTGGCAGCCGGACCTGCACGCGTCCTGGTGCCGGGCTGCCGTGCGGCAACGGGACGCCGGGTGGGCGCGAGCGCTGCTCGGGCCGCCGCCCGCCGCGGCCGCGCCGCTCGCGGCGGTCGGTGACCCGGCGAAGCTGCTGTCCATACTTCCCGAGGCGGAGCGGGCGGAGTGGGTGGCGGCGTTCATCGCGGCGCACGGGCTGTCCGAGGCGTTCCAGATGCTGGGGGTGTGCGCGGTGCCGTGGGCTGCGCCGCTGGGACGGGCGGTGGTGGACGCGCTGGACATCGCGCGGGACGCCGGCAGCTACCCGTGGAGCTTCAGCGGGGTGATGGGACTGGCCGAGCGCTGCCTCGATCCGGCAGCGGCAGCGCAGGTCGCTGCGCTGGCCGGGGGTGGGGAGGAGCCGCCCGACTCCGCGCCGGGCGCGACCGCCTACTGGGGGGAGGCCTTCCAGCGGCTGAGCAGCACGCTTGGGCTGCGCGCCGCGATGCTGGGCGAACTGCGTTCGGGTTGA
- the pcrA gene encoding DNA helicase PcrA — MSSLFDDDFLPGLHVAPEPADPDAPPPPEDRGPGGGYDGGGRDAYYRDGAPRPATDPAQLLEGLNEQQRAAVEHSGGPLLIVAGAGSGKTRVLTHRIAHLLAARHVHPGSILAITFTNKAAGEMRERVEQLVGPRAKVMWVSTFHSACVRILRRESKVLGFTSSFSIYDAADSKRLMALVCRDLDLDPKQYPPKSFSAKISNLKNELIDEETFAGQAENTFEKKLAEAYALYQARLREANALDFDDIIMTTVNLLQAFPDVAEHYRRRFRHVLVDEYQDTNHAQYTLVRELVGTGESPGATDPAGTPMAELCVVGDADQSIYAFRGATIRNILQFEEDYPDARTILLEQNYRSTQTILSAANSVIERNAGRRAKNLWTESGDGPVITGYVADQEHDEAQFVAEEIDRLTDAGDARPGDVAVFYRTNAQSRVFEEVFIRVGLPYKVVGGVRFYERREVRDVLAYLRVLANPEDGVPLRRILNVPKRGIGDRAEAMIDALALREKISFAAALRRVDEAYGMAARSANAVRRFNTLMDELRTIVESGAGPAVVLEAVLERTGYLAELQASTDPQDETRVENLQELAAVALEFEQERGEDEPGTLSDFLERVALVADSDQIPDDDAENNGVITLMTLHTAKGLEFPVVFLTGMEDGVFPHMRALGQVKELEEERRLAYVGITRARERLYLTRSMMRSAWGQPSYNPPSRFLEEIPDALIEWKRTGSAAGGGGPVSKAAASLSSTLGTGGGRRGGAAGGFATRRSAGDRPVISLTVGDRVTHDQFGLGTVVAVTGQPGDEKATIDFGDERPKQLLLRYAPVEKL, encoded by the coding sequence ATGAGCAGCCTCTTTGACGACGACTTCCTGCCCGGTCTGCACGTGGCACCGGAACCGGCCGACCCCGACGCCCCGCCGCCCCCGGAGGACCGGGGCCCCGGCGGCGGGTACGACGGCGGCGGGCGGGACGCGTACTACCGCGACGGCGCCCCGCGCCCGGCCACCGACCCCGCTCAGCTGCTCGAGGGGCTCAACGAGCAGCAGCGCGCCGCCGTCGAGCACTCCGGCGGCCCGCTGCTCATCGTCGCGGGCGCCGGCTCGGGCAAGACCCGGGTGCTCACCCACCGCATCGCCCACCTGCTCGCCGCCCGGCACGTCCACCCCGGCTCGATCCTCGCGATCACCTTCACCAACAAGGCCGCGGGCGAGATGAGGGAGCGCGTCGAACAGCTGGTCGGCCCGCGCGCGAAGGTGATGTGGGTCTCCACCTTCCACAGCGCCTGCGTGCGCATCCTGCGCCGCGAGTCCAAGGTGCTGGGCTTCACCTCGTCGTTCTCGATCTACGACGCCGCCGACTCCAAGCGCCTGATGGCCCTGGTCTGCCGCGACCTCGACCTGGACCCGAAGCAGTATCCGCCGAAGTCCTTCAGCGCGAAGATCTCCAACCTCAAGAACGAGCTGATCGACGAGGAGACCTTCGCCGGGCAGGCGGAGAACACCTTCGAGAAGAAGCTCGCCGAGGCCTACGCGCTCTACCAGGCCCGGCTGCGCGAGGCCAACGCGCTGGACTTCGACGACATCATCATGACCACCGTCAACCTGCTGCAGGCCTTTCCCGACGTCGCCGAGCACTACCGGCGGCGCTTCCGGCACGTGCTGGTCGACGAGTACCAGGACACCAACCACGCCCAGTACACCCTGGTGCGCGAGCTGGTGGGCACCGGCGAGTCCCCCGGCGCCACCGACCCGGCGGGCACCCCGATGGCGGAGCTGTGCGTCGTCGGTGACGCCGACCAGTCCATCTACGCCTTCCGCGGCGCCACCATCCGCAACATCCTCCAGTTCGAGGAGGACTACCCGGACGCCCGCACCATCCTGCTGGAGCAGAACTACCGCTCCACCCAGACCATCCTGTCCGCCGCGAACTCCGTCATCGAGCGCAACGCCGGGCGGCGCGCGAAGAACCTGTGGACCGAGTCCGGCGACGGCCCGGTCATCACCGGCTACGTCGCCGACCAGGAGCACGACGAGGCGCAGTTCGTCGCCGAGGAGATAGACCGCCTCACGGACGCCGGCGACGCCCGGCCGGGCGATGTGGCCGTCTTCTACCGCACCAACGCGCAGTCCCGGGTCTTCGAAGAGGTCTTCATCCGGGTCGGCCTGCCCTACAAGGTCGTCGGCGGCGTCCGCTTCTACGAGCGGCGCGAAGTCCGAGACGTGCTCGCGTACTTGCGGGTGCTGGCCAACCCCGAGGACGGCGTGCCGCTGCGGCGTATCCTCAACGTGCCCAAGCGCGGCATCGGCGACCGGGCGGAGGCGATGATCGACGCTCTCGCGCTGCGCGAGAAGATCTCGTTCGCCGCCGCCCTGCGCCGGGTTGACGAGGCGTACGGCATGGCGGCGCGCTCGGCGAACGCGGTCCGCCGGTTCAACACCCTGATGGACGAGCTGCGCACCATCGTCGAATCGGGCGCGGGCCCGGCCGTCGTGCTGGAGGCGGTGCTCGAACGCACCGGCTACCTCGCCGAGTTGCAGGCCTCCACCGACCCGCAGGACGAGACCCGCGTGGAGAACCTGCAGGAACTTGCCGCCGTGGCACTGGAGTTCGAGCAGGAGCGCGGTGAGGACGAGCCCGGCACCCTGTCCGACTTCCTGGAGCGGGTCGCCCTGGTCGCCGACTCCGACCAGATCCCCGACGACGACGCCGAGAACAACGGCGTCATCACGCTGATGACCCTGCACACCGCCAAGGGACTGGAGTTCCCCGTCGTCTTCCTCACCGGCATGGAGGACGGCGTCTTCCCGCACATGCGGGCGCTGGGCCAGGTCAAGGAGCTGGAGGAGGAGCGGCGGCTGGCGTACGTCGGCATCACCCGCGCTCGCGAACGGCTCTACCTGACGCGCTCGATGATGCGCAGCGCCTGGGGCCAGCCCTCGTACAACCCCCCGTCGCGCTTCCTGGAGGAGATCCCCGACGCGCTCATCGAGTGGAAGCGGACCGGTTCCGCCGCGGGCGGCGGAGGTCCCGTCTCGAAGGCGGCGGCGTCGCTGTCCAGCACGCTCGGCACGGGCGGCGGCCGGCGCGGCGGCGCTGCGGGCGGCTTCGCGACCAGACGCTCGGCCGGCGACCGGCCGGTCATCTCGCTCACCGTGGGCGACCGCGTCACGCACGACCAGTTCGGCCTGGGCACGGTCGTCGCGGTCACCGGGCAGCCGGGCGACGAGAAGGCGACGATCGACTTCGGCGACGAGCGGCCCAAGCAGCTGCTGCTGCGTTACGCGCCGGTGGAGAAGCTGTAG
- a CDS encoding C40 family peptidase produces the protein MATHRKTRTATITAPRTAVGLTTAALATVTLFSETAGAAPAAPAPQPSISAVKAKVDALLHQAEVATEHYNGAKEQASQQNATVNKLLAQAAQKTQTLNDSRRLLGQYAAAQYRSGGDDSTGRFLMATDPQDLLDQTHLVGLLGKRQKSAVESYRVQQAAATQQRIEAARSLATLTTRQAQLRTAKADVQTKLGAAQTLLNSLTAQEKERLAALQAKQEQEAKRKAAAIAAQEKAKAKTAAKKSGSTAPATPANASVAAKAIAFAHAQLGKPYVWGATGPASFDCSGLTQASYKAAGITLPRTTGEQVDVGTRVSTSDLQPGDLIFFYSDASHVGLYIGDGNMIHAPHTGTVVKVAPITEMPIYAAVRPY, from the coding sequence ATGGCGACACACCGTAAGACCCGTACCGCGACGATCACCGCCCCGCGCACGGCTGTGGGGCTCACAACGGCCGCCCTGGCCACGGTGACCCTGTTCTCCGAGACCGCGGGCGCCGCACCCGCCGCGCCCGCGCCGCAGCCGTCGATCAGCGCGGTGAAGGCGAAGGTCGACGCGCTGCTGCACCAGGCGGAGGTCGCCACCGAGCACTACAACGGCGCCAAGGAGCAGGCCTCCCAGCAGAACGCCACCGTCAACAAGCTGCTGGCGCAGGCGGCACAGAAGACGCAGACGCTGAACGACTCGCGCCGGCTGCTCGGGCAGTACGCGGCCGCGCAGTACCGCAGCGGCGGCGACGACTCGACCGGGCGCTTCCTGATGGCGACCGACCCGCAGGACCTGCTGGACCAGACGCATCTGGTGGGCCTGCTGGGGAAGCGGCAGAAGTCGGCCGTCGAGTCCTACCGGGTGCAGCAGGCGGCGGCCACCCAGCAGCGCATCGAGGCGGCCAGGAGCCTGGCGACGCTGACCACCCGGCAGGCGCAGCTGCGGACCGCCAAGGCCGACGTGCAGACCAAGCTGGGCGCCGCCCAGACGCTGCTGAACAGCCTCACCGCGCAGGAGAAGGAACGGCTGGCGGCCCTGCAGGCCAAGCAGGAGCAGGAGGCCAAGCGGAAGGCCGCCGCCATCGCCGCACAGGAGAAGGCAAAGGCGAAGACAGCGGCGAAGAAGTCGGGGTCGACCGCGCCGGCGACGCCGGCCAACGCGTCGGTCGCCGCCAAGGCCATCGCCTTCGCGCACGCCCAGCTGGGCAAGCCGTACGTGTGGGGCGCGACCGGCCCGGCCTCCTTCGACTGCTCGGGCCTGACCCAGGCGTCCTACAAGGCGGCGGGCATCACGCTGCCGCGGACCACGGGCGAGCAGGTCGACGTCGGCACCCGGGTCTCGACCTCGGACCTCCAGCCGGGTGACCTGATCTTCTTCTACAGCGACGCCAGCCACGTCGGTCTCTACATCGGCGACGGCAACATGATCCACGCTCCGCACACGGGAACGGTCGTCAAGGTCGCTCCGATCACCGAAATGCCGATCTATGCAGCGGTTCGTCCGTACTGA
- a CDS encoding M23 family metallopeptidase: protein MNERHPSGYAPDYDAYAYDVYSTGAYQAVGTVFADDTTTGTYGYIPQQPPLYGYDQPQAQPQPQPAQSGQDYAYGTGYGYDYGQAEQQPPAEPQSYDAYGYPAGATYYDTGTYDAQQFAAYQQPAAQEQAYPQQQQDWDSGAYPAYGYGYDAGGDTGIYEQFPPQQPQQQQYEQQPQHQQGYEHQQYEQQAQQYDYQAPAPEPEAYEAPVSYAPEPEQAAAGPDAFGSPFEAATDLDLDLDLDLDLGLDVPAPEVFAERERHDYAADGFEPGMPAARSRRRKPAKRSALLTVAVPSVAVMGVAAVGAAAVTGVGVASDSGSAQADAPTTTGKAPTTQLDRQLAGVSEDASDFADRASRTQERIDLKDRQAAAKRAAAAAAARKEALRPKFVLPVKQKGLSAYFGQAGVNWMAVHTGIDFPVMVGTPVMAVTDGTVRTQWNNSYGNMAIVTAPDGTETWYCHLSSTKIRSGSVKAGTVIAYSGNTGNTTGPHLHLEVRPNAGSPIDPLPWLLKHGLDPR from the coding sequence GTGAACGAACGTCACCCGTCGGGGTACGCCCCCGACTACGACGCCTACGCGTATGACGTCTATTCCACGGGCGCCTACCAGGCTGTCGGCACCGTCTTCGCGGACGACACCACGACCGGGACGTACGGGTACATCCCGCAGCAGCCCCCGCTCTACGGCTACGACCAGCCGCAGGCCCAGCCCCAACCCCAGCCCGCGCAGTCCGGCCAGGACTACGCCTACGGCACCGGCTACGGGTACGACTACGGCCAGGCCGAGCAGCAGCCCCCCGCCGAGCCGCAGAGCTACGACGCGTACGGCTACCCGGCCGGCGCGACGTACTACGACACCGGGACCTACGACGCCCAGCAGTTCGCGGCGTATCAGCAGCCGGCGGCGCAGGAGCAGGCCTACCCGCAGCAGCAGCAGGACTGGGACTCGGGCGCCTACCCGGCCTACGGCTACGGTTACGACGCCGGCGGCGACACCGGGATCTACGAGCAGTTCCCGCCACAGCAGCCCCAGCAGCAGCAGTACGAGCAGCAGCCGCAGCACCAGCAGGGCTACGAGCACCAGCAGTACGAGCAGCAGGCGCAGCAGTACGACTACCAGGCGCCCGCCCCCGAGCCCGAGGCGTACGAGGCCCCGGTGTCGTACGCCCCCGAGCCGGAGCAGGCGGCCGCAGGCCCCGACGCGTTCGGCTCGCCGTTCGAGGCGGCCACCGACCTCGATCTCGACCTGGACCTGGACCTGGATCTGGGCCTCGACGTCCCGGCCCCCGAGGTCTTCGCCGAGCGGGAGCGGCACGACTACGCCGCCGACGGCTTCGAGCCCGGCATGCCGGCGGCCCGCAGCCGGCGCCGCAAGCCCGCCAAGCGTTCCGCCCTGCTCACCGTCGCGGTGCCCTCGGTCGCCGTGATGGGCGTGGCCGCAGTCGGCGCGGCCGCCGTGACCGGGGTGGGCGTGGCGTCGGACTCCGGCAGCGCGCAGGCCGACGCCCCGACGACCACCGGCAAGGCGCCGACGACCCAGCTCGACCGGCAGCTGGCCGGAGTGAGCGAGGACGCGAGCGACTTCGCGGACCGGGCCAGCCGCACCCAGGAGCGGATCGACCTCAAGGACCGGCAGGCGGCCGCGAAGCGCGCGGCGGCAGCGGCGGCGGCCCGCAAGGAGGCGCTGCGGCCGAAGTTCGTGCTGCCGGTGAAGCAGAAGGGGCTGAGCGCCTACTTCGGGCAGGCCGGTGTCAACTGGATGGCCGTGCACACCGGCATCGACTTCCCGGTGATGGTCGGCACCCCGGTGATGGCGGTGACCGACGGCACCGTCCGCACGCAGTGGAACAACTCCTACGGCAACATGGCCATCGTCACCGCCCCCGACGGCACCGAGACCTGGTACTGCCACCTGAGCAGTACGAAGATCCGCAGCGGCTCGGTCAAGGCCGGAACGGTCATCGCCTACTCGGGCAACACCGGCAACACCACCGGACCGCACCTCCACCTGGAGGTACGGCCGAACGCCGGCTCGCCGATCGACCCGCTGCCGTGGCTGCTCAAGCACGGCCTCGACCCGCGCTGA
- a CDS encoding ATP-binding protein has translation MTATTSAAAGVEQALRPHAEEAFAAELGALAAADDRPRPARWNLSPWAVATYLLGGTLPDGTVVTPKYVGPRRIVEVAVTTLATDRALLLLGVPGTAKTWVSEHLAAAISGDSTLLVQGTAGTPEEAIRYGWNYAQLLTHGPSRAALVHSPVMRAMAEGRIARVEELTRIPADVQDSLITILSEKTLPIPELGSETQAVRGFNLIATANNRDRGVNDLSSALRRRFNTVVLPLPASAEDEVAIVSRRVDQIGHGLDLPAAPRGADEIRRVVTVFRELRSGVTEDGRTKVKSPSGTLSTAEAISVVTNGLALAAHFGDGVLRAGDIAAGILGAVVRDPAADRLVWQEYLETVVRERDGWKDFYRACREVSS, from the coding sequence ATGACCGCTACGACGAGCGCCGCGGCCGGCGTCGAGCAGGCCCTGCGGCCGCACGCCGAGGAGGCCTTCGCGGCCGAGCTCGGCGCGCTCGCCGCCGCCGACGACCGCCCGCGCCCCGCACGCTGGAATCTGTCCCCGTGGGCGGTCGCCACCTATCTTCTCGGCGGGACGCTGCCGGACGGCACGGTCGTGACACCCAAATACGTCGGCCCCCGGCGGATCGTGGAGGTGGCCGTCACCACCCTCGCGACCGACCGGGCGCTGCTGCTGCTCGGCGTGCCGGGCACCGCGAAGACCTGGGTCTCGGAGCATCTGGCCGCCGCGATCAGCGGCGACTCGACGCTGCTGGTCCAGGGCACGGCGGGCACACCCGAGGAGGCGATCCGTTACGGCTGGAACTACGCGCAGTTGCTCACGCACGGACCGAGCCGTGCCGCGCTGGTGCACAGCCCGGTGATGAGGGCGATGGCCGAGGGCCGGATCGCCCGGGTGGAGGAGCTGACCCGCATCCCGGCCGACGTGCAGGACTCGCTGATCACGATCCTGTCGGAGAAGACGCTGCCGATACCGGAGCTGGGCTCGGAGACGCAGGCCGTCCGCGGCTTCAATCTCATCGCGACCGCCAACAACCGCGACCGGGGGGTCAACGACCTGTCGAGCGCGCTGCGCCGCCGGTTCAACACGGTGGTGCTGCCGCTGCCCGCCAGCGCGGAGGACGAGGTCGCCATCGTGTCCCGCCGGGTGGACCAGATCGGCCATGGCCTCGACCTGCCCGCGGCCCCCCGCGGCGCCGACGAGATCCGCCGGGTCGTCACGGTCTTCCGCGAGCTGCGCTCCGGGGTCACGGAGGACGGCCGCACCAAGGTCAAGTCCCCCTCGGGCACGCTGTCCACGGCCGAGGCGATCTCGGTGGTGACCAACGGCCTGGCGCTGGCCGCCCACTTCGGCGACGGGGTGCTGCGCGCGGGCGACATCGCGGCAGGCATCCTCGGCGCGGTCGTCCGCGACCCGGCGGCGGACCGGCTGGTCTGGCAGGAGTATCTGGAGACGGTGGTCAGGGAGCGGGACGGCTGGAAGGACTTCTACCGTGCCTGCCGTGAGGTGTCGTCATGA